A part of Amycolatopsis lurida genomic DNA contains:
- a CDS encoding multicopper oxidase family protein, protein MTRRLPRRAFLGLAGGAGVLVAAGITAPRLLAQGAPGTGELLRSGLPLPEPFRVPLPIPPVLRPQRTADADHYTITQRAATAEILPGVRTPIWGYDGIFPGPTIESRRGRTVVARHRNELPVPTVVHLHGGHTPADSDGYPTDLVLPRSGWSIAHTGHGMADARARISNGERDYVFPLRQRAATLWYHDHRMDFTGPAVYRGLAGFHLVRDDEEDSLGLPSGDRELPLMIADRSFDEDGAFAYPSLDRSLRTTPGVESAYVEGVFGDVILVNGAPWPVHEVAAVKYRLRVLNGSNARRYDLALDPPPPGGGGFVQIGADQGLLDAPREHDHLPIAPAERYDLVVDFGRYPVGTEVTLVNRLGTGSTAKVMRFVVARRAADDSRVPAKLGEIPPLGRDQATTTRDFSFRAGTVHGRAGWVIGGEPFSPDVMSASPRLGDTEIWRFVADIHHPVHLHLVGFRILSRGGRPPGPFDGGIKDTVDLAPGESVEVIARFDGYRGRYVFHCHNAEHEDMAMMANFEVV, encoded by the coding sequence ATGACTCGGCGACTGCCCCGCAGGGCCTTCCTCGGGCTCGCCGGCGGGGCCGGTGTCCTCGTCGCCGCGGGGATCACGGCTCCCCGCCTGCTCGCGCAGGGCGCTCCGGGGACCGGCGAGTTGCTGCGCAGCGGCCTCCCGTTGCCAGAGCCCTTCCGTGTTCCGCTGCCGATCCCGCCGGTCCTGCGTCCACAAAGGACCGCCGACGCCGATCACTACACGATCACCCAGCGGGCGGCGACGGCCGAGATCCTGCCCGGCGTCCGGACACCGATCTGGGGCTACGACGGGATCTTTCCCGGCCCGACGATCGAGTCGCGGCGGGGCCGGACGGTGGTGGCGCGCCACCGCAACGAACTTCCCGTGCCGACCGTGGTCCATCTGCACGGCGGGCACACCCCCGCCGACTCCGACGGCTATCCGACCGATCTCGTCCTGCCGCGATCCGGCTGGAGCATCGCGCATACCGGGCACGGAATGGCCGACGCTCGCGCCCGGATCTCGAACGGGGAGCGTGACTACGTCTTCCCGCTGCGGCAACGGGCCGCGACCCTCTGGTACCACGACCATCGCATGGATTTCACCGGTCCGGCCGTGTACCGGGGCCTGGCCGGCTTCCATCTGGTCCGCGACGACGAGGAAGACTCGCTGGGGCTCCCGTCCGGAGACCGCGAGCTGCCACTGATGATCGCCGATCGGTCTTTCGACGAGGACGGCGCCTTCGCCTATCCCTCGCTCGACCGGTCGCTGCGGACCACACCGGGCGTCGAAAGTGCTTATGTGGAAGGCGTTTTCGGTGACGTCATCCTGGTCAACGGCGCGCCTTGGCCAGTGCACGAGGTGGCGGCCGTCAAGTACCGCCTGCGTGTCCTCAACGGCTCCAACGCCCGGCGCTACGACCTGGCGCTGGACCCGCCGCCGCCCGGCGGAGGCGGTTTCGTGCAGATCGGCGCCGACCAAGGCCTCCTGGACGCGCCGCGCGAACACGACCACCTCCCCATCGCGCCGGCGGAACGGTACGACCTCGTCGTCGACTTCGGCCGGTATCCGGTCGGCACCGAGGTCACCCTCGTGAACCGGCTCGGCACCGGTTCGACCGCCAAGGTCATGCGGTTCGTCGTCGCACGCCGCGCGGCGGACGACAGCCGCGTTCCGGCGAAACTCGGCGAAATCCCGCCGCTCGGTCGCGACCAGGCCACGACCACGCGGGATTTCTCGTTCCGGGCGGGCACCGTCCACGGCCGCGCGGGCTGGGTGATCGGCGGAGAACCGTTCTCGCCGGACGTGATGTCGGCGAGCCCGCGCCTCGGCGACACGGAGATCTGGCGGTTCGTCGCCGACATCCACCATCCCGTGCACCTGCACCTGGTGGGCTTCCGGATCCTCTCGCGGGGCGGGCGGCCACCGGGGCCGTTCGACGGCGGTATCAAGGACACCGTGGACCTGGCCCCTGGCGAGTCGGTCGAGGTCATCGCGCGGTTCGACGGCTATCGCGGCCGCTACGTCTTCCATTGCCACAACGCCGAACACGAGGACATGGCGATGATGGCGAACTTCGAGGTGGTCTGA
- a CDS encoding alpha/beta hydrolase produces the protein MKRTRRWGLLALAMATLLGSPVPASAAPAPVTADNGAKLVEETWLDARTVDLKISSPALGTTGMVRLLVPAGWAAQPTRTWPTLFLLHGCCEPVDYRSWDQFTDVKAFMADKDALVVMPTGGPAGMYTKWWNFGLRSTPDWDTFHTLEVRQIVERGYRAGPRRAIAGLSIGGYGALAYSYKHKGMFAAAASYSGVPNTLNQGAPLFIQGILARAGIFNYLELWGDSWGMRPLWTANNPYDNVDGLRGTALYISCGNGKTGPLDPPGQSDIFEPQALASSVSFTDRLKAKGIPATVDYYGDGTHSWPYWQRALRNSWPVLAGGLGL, from the coding sequence ATGAAGCGAACCCGGCGGTGGGGTCTGCTGGCACTGGCCATGGCGACCCTGCTCGGAAGCCCGGTCCCCGCGAGCGCGGCGCCCGCGCCGGTCACCGCCGACAACGGCGCGAAGCTCGTCGAGGAGACCTGGCTGGACGCGCGCACCGTCGACCTGAAGATCAGTTCGCCCGCGCTCGGCACCACCGGCATGGTCCGCCTGCTGGTCCCGGCGGGCTGGGCCGCGCAACCCACGCGGACCTGGCCGACGTTGTTCCTGCTGCACGGCTGCTGCGAACCGGTCGACTACCGCTCGTGGGACCAGTTCACCGACGTCAAGGCGTTCATGGCGGACAAGGACGCCCTCGTCGTCATGCCGACCGGCGGGCCCGCCGGGATGTACACCAAGTGGTGGAACTTCGGGCTCCGGAGCACTCCCGACTGGGACACCTTCCACACCCTGGAGGTGCGGCAGATCGTCGAACGCGGCTACCGGGCGGGTCCGCGCCGGGCGATCGCCGGACTGTCGATCGGCGGCTACGGCGCGCTCGCGTACTCGTACAAGCACAAGGGGATGTTCGCCGCGGCGGCGTCCTACAGCGGGGTGCCGAACACTCTCAACCAGGGAGCCCCGCTGTTCATCCAGGGGATCCTGGCGCGCGCGGGGATCTTCAACTACCTCGAACTCTGGGGCGACTCCTGGGGGATGCGGCCGCTCTGGACGGCGAACAACCCGTACGACAACGTCGACGGCCTGCGCGGCACGGCGCTGTACATCTCCTGCGGGAACGGGAAGACCGGTCCGCTCGACCCGCCGGGGCAGTCCGACATCTTCGAACCGCAGGCGCTGGCTTCCTCGGTGAGCTTCACGGACCGGTTGAAGGCCAAGGGGATTCCGGCGACCGTCGACTACTACGGCGACGGCACGCACAGCTGGCCGTACTGGCAACGGGCGCTGCGGAACTCCTGGCCGGTGCTGGCGGGTGGGCTCGGCCTGTGA
- a CDS encoding pyridoxal-phosphate dependent enzyme, which yields MTTPVTIDDIRDAAARLAGVAHRTPVVRSRTLDDLVGAEVFIKCENLQRVGAFKFRGAYNAASRLSPEQLAKGIAAYSSGNHAQAVALAARELGSSAVILIPEDTPQSKKDATAGYGAEIVTYDRYTGDRVAIGEALAADRGLALIPPYEHPHVIAGQGTAALELLEDTESLDTLVVPVGGGGLIAGSSTAAKAVRPGIRVVGVEPAAGDDTKRSLEAGERVSIPVPRTIADGQAASIPGELTFSINQRLVDDIALVTDDQVRDAMRFAFERLKLVIEPSGATGLAALLSGQVPASGRVGVILSGGNVSPERFAELIAG from the coding sequence ATGACCACCCCCGTGACCATCGACGACATCCGTGACGCCGCCGCCCGTCTGGCCGGTGTCGCGCACCGGACCCCGGTCGTGCGTTCCCGGACCCTCGACGACCTCGTCGGCGCCGAGGTCTTCATCAAGTGCGAAAACCTCCAGCGCGTCGGGGCCTTCAAGTTCCGTGGCGCGTACAACGCCGCTTCGCGACTTTCGCCGGAACAGCTGGCCAAGGGCATCGCCGCCTACTCGTCGGGGAACCACGCCCAGGCCGTCGCGCTCGCCGCGCGGGAACTCGGGAGCAGCGCGGTCATCCTGATCCCGGAGGACACCCCGCAGTCCAAAAAGGACGCCACCGCGGGCTACGGCGCCGAGATCGTCACCTACGACCGGTACACCGGCGACCGCGTCGCGATCGGCGAGGCGCTGGCGGCCGACCGCGGTCTCGCGCTCATCCCGCCGTACGAACACCCGCACGTGATCGCCGGCCAGGGCACCGCGGCGCTGGAACTGCTGGAGGACACCGAATCACTGGACACGCTCGTCGTCCCCGTCGGCGGTGGCGGTCTGATCGCGGGCAGTTCGACCGCCGCGAAGGCGGTGCGGCCCGGTATCCGGGTCGTCGGTGTCGAACCTGCCGCGGGCGACGACACCAAACGCTCACTGGAGGCCGGGGAGCGCGTGTCGATCCCGGTGCCGCGGACCATCGCCGACGGCCAGGCCGCCTCCATTCCCGGTGAACTGACCTTCTCGATCAACCAGCGGCTCGTCGACGACATCGCGCTGGTCACCGACGACCAGGTCCGGGACGCGATGCGGTTCGCGTTCGAACGGCTGAAGCTCGTCATCGAGCCGAGCGGGGCGACCGGGCTCGCGGCGCTCCTCAGTGGCCAGGTGCCCGCCTCGGGCCGGGTCGGGGTGATCCTCAGCGGCGGGAACGTGAGCCCGGAACGCTTCGCCGAACTGATCGCCGGCTGA
- a CDS encoding RidA family protein — translation MTNEHPYPPAFRSGDLVSVSGRLGVTETGALVPGGFDAECPQAFANLDAALRSVDATRADVVKVVVYLTDITDRDGLNRVYEEFFAEPRPARTCVGVASLPYGGVVEVEALARVRDV, via the coding sequence GTGACCAACGAGCATCCGTACCCGCCCGCCTTCCGCAGCGGCGATCTGGTTTCCGTGTCCGGGCGGCTCGGCGTGACCGAGACCGGCGCACTGGTACCCGGCGGATTCGACGCCGAATGCCCGCAGGCCTTCGCCAACCTCGACGCCGCGCTGCGTTCGGTGGACGCGACCCGGGCCGACGTGGTGAAGGTCGTCGTGTACCTGACCGACATCACCGACCGCGACGGCCTCAACCGGGTCTACGAAGAGTTCTTCGCCGAACCCCGGCCCGCTCGGACCTGCGTCGGGGTCGCGTCCCTGCCCTACGGCGGCGTCGTCGAGGTCGAGGCCCTCGCCCGAGTACGCGATGTCTGA
- a CDS encoding LysR family transcriptional regulator: MDLLALRYFQTVARLEHVGRAAEKLRVAQPSLSRTLARLENDLGVPLFDRHGRRIRLNRFGTAFLRRVDRALAELDDARQELDDAAGLERGTVAVAAESLLVLTEPLRTFVPGHPLVDLRLSQASGEGMAEKLKAGDVDLCVTSQPLTGDDIRSRVLLDEAVMLCVPAGHRLAGRGRVGLADLEGEPFLTTRPGYWQRALVDRLFAKAGLDLHVVCEGDEAAVLFQLIDAGLGIALVPALGLRAVTGSAVVWLDVDDPECRRVLSVAWREDTYLSVAAQRFRDHLVGHFHARAEPRSG; this comes from the coding sequence GTGGATCTTCTGGCGCTCCGGTACTTCCAGACGGTCGCCCGGCTCGAACACGTCGGCCGCGCCGCCGAAAAGCTGCGTGTCGCGCAACCCTCGCTCAGCCGGACCTTGGCCAGGCTGGAGAACGACCTCGGCGTACCGCTGTTCGACCGGCACGGCCGCCGGATCCGGCTCAACCGGTTCGGCACCGCGTTCCTCCGCCGCGTCGACCGGGCGCTGGCCGAACTCGACGACGCCCGTCAGGAACTCGACGATGCCGCCGGGCTGGAACGCGGCACCGTCGCCGTCGCGGCCGAAAGCCTGCTCGTCCTCACCGAACCGCTTCGCACCTTCGTCCCCGGTCACCCGCTGGTGGACCTACGGCTTTCCCAGGCGTCTGGGGAGGGGATGGCGGAGAAGCTGAAAGCCGGCGACGTCGACCTGTGCGTCACGTCGCAACCCTTGACGGGCGACGACATCCGTAGTCGCGTGCTCCTCGACGAAGCGGTGATGCTCTGCGTGCCCGCCGGGCACCGGCTCGCCGGGCGCGGCAGGGTCGGCCTGGCGGATCTCGAGGGTGAGCCGTTCCTCACCACGCGCCCCGGTTACTGGCAGCGTGCGCTCGTCGATCGTCTTTTCGCGAAAGCCGGGCTCGATCTGCACGTCGTCTGCGAGGGAGACGAAGCCGCGGTGCTCTTTCAGCTCATCGACGCGGGTCTCGGCATCGCGTTGGTGCCTGCTCTGGGGCTGCGCGCCGTCACCGGTTCGGCGGTGGTCTGGCTCGACGTCGACGACCCCGAATGCCGGCGCGTGCTCAGCGTCGCGTGGCGCGAGGATACGTACCTTTCCGTTGCCGCCCAAAGATTTCGCGACCATCTGGTCGGCCACTTCCACGCGCGGGCCGAGCCCCGGTCGGGGTGA
- a CDS encoding helix-turn-helix transcriptional regulator has protein sequence MSEQDAILDALAPVADGIAATLGSFCEVVVHDFRRPEKSVVAIAGSVTDRTVGGSMSEIGMGLLARGDDAEDQLNYVTRTASGKLVKSSTMLLRDSGGSVFGALCVNLDVTALSQLKTLVGELADVGAVTETPTTTFGDDVDAVVDAIVDEHQLRLNKPWTALSREERLDLFRSLHARGVFAVRRAVPQVASRIGISRASAYNYLAEIRDQGAS, from the coding sequence ATGTCTGAGCAGGACGCGATCCTCGACGCGCTCGCCCCGGTCGCCGACGGCATCGCCGCGACACTCGGCTCGTTCTGCGAAGTCGTGGTGCACGACTTCCGCCGTCCGGAGAAATCGGTGGTCGCGATCGCCGGCTCGGTCACCGACCGCACCGTGGGCGGGTCGATGAGCGAGATCGGCATGGGCCTGCTCGCCCGCGGAGACGACGCCGAAGACCAGCTGAACTACGTGACCAGGACAGCGTCCGGGAAGCTCGTGAAGTCGTCGACCATGCTGCTGCGCGACAGCGGCGGCTCGGTGTTCGGCGCCTTGTGCGTGAATCTCGACGTCACCGCGCTGAGCCAGCTCAAGACCCTGGTCGGCGAACTCGCCGACGTCGGTGCCGTCACCGAAACGCCGACCACCACCTTCGGCGACGACGTCGACGCCGTGGTGGACGCGATCGTCGACGAGCACCAACTCCGGCTGAACAAACCCTGGACCGCGCTCAGCCGCGAAGAACGCCTCGACCTGTTCCGCAGCCTCCACGCGCGCGGCGTCTTCGCGGTGCGGCGGGCCGTGCCCCAGGTCGCCTCCCGCATCGGGATCTCCCGTGCCTCCGCTTACAACTATCTCGCCGAAATCCGTGATCAAGGAGCATCATGA
- a CDS encoding S1 family peptidase codes for MRTNPLARTATTLVAAAAVVGFLAPSTATATTIAGYSPTVQHEAVTSLAAEAGISQAAAVEFLRTQTASVEKLQQVTASLGARAADGYLDDAAKPVVNVLDQAAADQVTATGAQARIVKHSSAALAGAQNALQALPSVTHTSIGLDPKANQVVLTISDAAKGTEALVKAAEALGDRVRVERTTGEMHTAIYNGEAITGGGTRCSVGFNTNRGGQNYILDAGHCTRAVSQWNVGPSQGASFPTNDYGLIRNTTGSAPGAVTLWNGSTQRIASAGTATVGQRISKSGSTTRLTSGSVQRLNVTVNYAEGAVHQLIQTNALANPGDSGGCLFSGSVGLGITSGKGSGTSYYQPIGEALSAYSVTLNP; via the coding sequence ATGCGCACAAACCCCTTAGCCCGTACCGCCACGACACTGGTGGCCGCGGCCGCGGTCGTCGGCTTCCTCGCCCCGTCCACGGCCACCGCCACCACCATCGCGGGCTACTCCCCCACGGTGCAGCACGAGGCGGTGACGTCCCTCGCCGCCGAAGCCGGGATCAGCCAGGCCGCCGCCGTCGAGTTCCTCCGGACGCAGACGGCGAGCGTCGAGAAGCTGCAGCAGGTCACCGCGTCGCTCGGCGCGCGTGCCGCCGACGGGTATCTCGACGACGCCGCCAAGCCGGTCGTGAACGTGCTCGACCAGGCCGCCGCGGACCAGGTGACCGCGACCGGGGCGCAGGCCCGGATCGTCAAGCACTCCAGTGCCGCGCTGGCGGGGGCGCAGAACGCCCTGCAGGCGCTGCCGTCGGTCACGCACACCTCGATCGGTCTCGACCCGAAGGCCAACCAGGTCGTGCTGACCATCTCCGACGCGGCGAAGGGCACCGAAGCCCTTGTGAAGGCCGCCGAAGCGCTCGGCGACCGCGTCCGCGTGGAGCGGACCACCGGCGAGATGCACACCGCGATCTACAACGGCGAGGCCATCACCGGCGGCGGCACCCGGTGCTCGGTCGGGTTCAACACCAACCGCGGCGGCCAGAACTACATCCTCGACGCCGGCCACTGCACCCGTGCGGTGTCGCAGTGGAACGTCGGGCCGTCGCAGGGCGCCAGCTTCCCGACCAACGACTACGGCCTGATCCGCAACACCACCGGCAGCGCGCCCGGCGCGGTCACCCTGTGGAACGGCTCCACTCAGCGGATCGCCTCCGCCGGTACCGCCACCGTCGGGCAGCGGATCAGCAAGAGCGGCAGCACCACCCGCCTCACCTCGGGTTCGGTGCAGCGGCTGAACGTCACGGTGAACTACGCCGAAGGCGCGGTGCACCAGCTGATCCAGACCAACGCGCTGGCCAACCCCGGCGACTCGGGCGGCTGCCTGTTCTCCGGCAGCGTCGGCCTCGGCATCACCTCCGGCAAGGGCAGTGGTACTTCGTACTACCAGCCGATCGGCGAGGCACTGAGCGCCTACAGCGTCACGCTCAACCCGTAA
- a CDS encoding acyl-CoA carboxylase subunit beta has product MTDTTAFRIADLAARREDLRTAEKRAVDRQHAKGKLTARERVELLLDQGSFVELDQFARHRCTEFGMDANRPYGDGVVTGHGTVDGRQICVFSQDFTIFGGSMGEVFGEKVLKVMDLAMTLGCPVVGINDSGGARIQEGVVSLAYYAELGRRNTLASGVIPQISLIMGPCAGGAVYSPAITDFTVMVDETAHMFVTGPDVVHAVSGERVTAQRLGGAAVNSEVSGNAHHRAADEHDAIDWVRTLLGYLPSNNLDAVPEYADETAPELTAADLELDRLVPDSLNQAYDMAEVISRLVDDGDFMEVHSGFAPNMICAFGRIRGRTVGVVANQPRHRAGVIDIDASEKAARFVRFCDAFGIPILTLADVPGYLPGEAQERHGIIRRGAKLIYAYAEATVPKVTVVIRKAYGGGYAVMGSKHLGADVNLAWPTAEIAVMGAEGAVRVLHRHELAALPSERRSAEQRRLTDAYRERHSNPYLAAERGYVDQVIAPSQTRLQVARALHALRTKRQTLPAKKHGNIPL; this is encoded by the coding sequence ATGACCGACACGACGGCGTTCCGGATCGCCGACCTCGCCGCCCGCCGGGAGGATCTGCGGACCGCGGAGAAGCGGGCCGTCGACCGGCAGCACGCCAAGGGCAAGCTGACCGCACGCGAACGTGTCGAGTTGTTGCTGGACCAGGGTTCCTTCGTCGAACTCGACCAGTTCGCCCGGCACCGGTGCACCGAATTCGGGATGGACGCCAACCGGCCCTACGGCGATGGCGTGGTGACCGGGCACGGCACCGTCGACGGCAGGCAGATCTGCGTGTTCTCCCAGGATTTCACCATCTTCGGCGGCAGCATGGGCGAGGTCTTCGGCGAGAAGGTCCTCAAGGTGATGGACCTGGCGATGACGCTGGGCTGTCCCGTGGTCGGGATCAACGACTCCGGCGGCGCCCGCATCCAGGAAGGCGTCGTCTCGCTCGCCTATTACGCCGAACTCGGCAGGCGCAACACGCTGGCGTCCGGTGTGATCCCGCAGATCTCGCTGATCATGGGCCCCTGCGCGGGCGGGGCGGTCTACTCGCCGGCGATCACCGACTTCACCGTGATGGTCGACGAGACCGCGCACATGTTCGTCACCGGGCCGGACGTCGTCCACGCCGTCAGCGGTGAACGGGTCACCGCCCAGCGCCTCGGCGGCGCCGCGGTGAACAGCGAGGTCTCCGGGAACGCCCACCACCGTGCCGCCGACGAGCACGACGCCATCGACTGGGTGCGGACTCTGCTCGGGTACCTGCCGTCCAACAACCTCGACGCCGTCCCGGAATACGCCGACGAGACCGCGCCCGAACTCACCGCCGCCGACCTCGAACTCGACCGGCTGGTGCCCGATTCGCTGAACCAGGCGTACGACATGGCCGAGGTGATCTCGCGTCTCGTCGACGACGGCGACTTCATGGAGGTGCACAGCGGCTTCGCGCCGAACATGATCTGCGCGTTCGGCCGGATCCGGGGCCGCACGGTCGGTGTCGTGGCGAACCAGCCACGCCATCGAGCGGGCGTGATCGACATCGACGCCTCGGAGAAGGCCGCGCGGTTCGTCCGGTTCTGTGACGCCTTCGGCATCCCGATCCTCACCCTCGCCGACGTGCCCGGCTATCTGCCCGGCGAGGCGCAGGAACGGCACGGGATCATTCGGCGCGGCGCCAAACTCATTTACGCCTACGCCGAAGCGACGGTGCCGAAGGTGACCGTGGTGATCCGCAAGGCCTACGGCGGCGGCTACGCGGTGATGGGGTCGAAACATCTCGGTGCGGACGTCAACCTGGCCTGGCCCACCGCGGAGATAGCGGTGATGGGCGCCGAGGGCGCGGTGCGGGTGCTGCACCGGCACGAACTGGCGGCCCTGCCGTCGGAACGACGGTCGGCCGAACAGCGACGGCTCACCGACGCGTACCGCGAGCGGCATTCGAACCCTTACCTGGCGGCCGAACGCGGCTACGTCGACCAGGTCATCGCGCCGTCGCAAACCCGCCTTCAGGTGGCGAGGGCGCTGCACGCGCTGCGGACCAAACGGCAGACCCTTCCGGCCAAGAAGCACGGAAACATCCCGTTGTGA